From a region of the uncultured Desulfatiglans sp. genome:
- a CDS encoding hypothetical protein (Evidence 5 : Unknown function) has translation MDKKPVKQKKDSSKLLKSLFFLARLGGLGPPTCGLEVRCSIQLSYRRLDNTT, from the coding sequence TTGGACAAAAAGCCGGTTAAACAAAAAAAGGACTCAAGCAAGTTGCTTAAGTCCCTGTTTTTCCTGGCGCGCCTGGGAGGACTCGGACCCCCGACCTGCGGATTAGAAGTCCGCTGCTCTATCCAGCTGAGCTACAGGCGCTTGGATAACACAACATGA
- a CDS encoding hypothetical protein (Evidence 5 : Unknown function), whose amino-acid sequence MVRLFWKGPDLSRFGLHRAAVECGFSVVECLEHEEIVGVCSSGKRP is encoded by the coding sequence TTGGTTCGACTTTTCTGGAAAGGGCCCGATCTGTCTCGTTTCGGGCTGCATCGGGCGGCTGTCGAATGCGGTTTTTCCGTGGTGGAATGTCTTGAGCATGAGGAGATAGTGGGTGTCTGCAGCAGTGGAAAAAGACCCTGA
- a CDS encoding putative SH3 type 3 domain protein (Evidence 3 : Putative function from multiple computational evidences), which translates to MRIYGLALGCFVLLMICGSAWAERAYVTDSFQVTVRTGPSTGHKIIAFLDSGASVEVLGEDQGWNRVRLRDEEGKSVEGWVLARYLMTREPWEAKARSFEEKYERLKALSSKTKGEWESVYEENQHLTSQLAEKTSALQTLEQEHERLKKDSADVLAVKEAHRQCSETLAGLEKTVGELRKENDALRSNERNKWFATGALVLFVGLIIGLALGRSQKKRKSLLMD; encoded by the coding sequence ATGCGCATTTACGGCCTGGCTCTGGGATGTTTTGTGCTGCTGATGATATGCGGCTCCGCCTGGGCGGAGCGGGCTTATGTGACGGATTCCTTCCAAGTGACGGTTCGAACGGGCCCGAGCACGGGGCACAAGATCATCGCTTTCCTCGATTCCGGGGCGTCTGTGGAGGTTCTGGGGGAGGACCAAGGCTGGAATAGGGTGCGCCTGAGGGATGAAGAAGGAAAATCGGTCGAGGGCTGGGTATTGGCGCGCTACCTCATGACGCGCGAACCATGGGAGGCGAAGGCCAGATCCTTCGAGGAGAAATACGAGCGGTTGAAGGCTCTCTCATCGAAAACAAAAGGCGAATGGGAATCTGTCTACGAGGAAAACCAGCATTTGACGAGTCAATTGGCGGAGAAGACCAGCGCGTTGCAAACGCTCGAGCAGGAGCATGAAAGGCTGAAAAAGGACTCTGCGGATGTTTTGGCTGTGAAGGAGGCCCACCGCCAGTGTTCGGAAACCTTGGCGGGGCTTGAAAAGACGGTGGGGGAATTGCGCAAGGAGAATGACGCGCTCCGCTCGAATGAGCGGAACAAGTGGTTTGCGACCGGCGCGTTGGTGCTTTTCGTCGGACTGATCATCGGGCTCGCCCTGGGCCGCTCACAGAAAAAAAGGAAATCTCTCCTGATGGATTGA
- a CDS encoding hypothetical protein (Evidence 5 : Unknown function), whose translation MPELKRLPSSRQILVGQKLDDSYNRVADSPPVIEDPLDQAGDIDFFAYSIEPFNSPQTGMVAV comes from the coding sequence TTGCCGGAGCTAAAGCGCCTACCGTCTTCGAGGCAGATCCTGGTTGGACAAAAGTTGGACGATTCTTACAACAGGGTTGCGGACTCACCGCCGGTCATCGAGGACCCGCTAGACCAGGCCGGGGATATCGATTTTTTTGCGTACAGCATTGAACCCTTTAATTCCCCGCAAACCGGCATGGTTGCAGTATAG
- the tnpA gene encoding transposase yields the protein MNNVQSLNHTAWGCKYHLVWIPKYRKKILYRELRKYLGDVLRELASHKESKIHEGHLRGDHVHMLISIPPKYAVSQIIGYLKGKSAIHVARQYMGRQKNFTGLHFWARGYYVSTAGHDEEVIRQYIKRHEEIDKKLDQLGLFK from the coding sequence ATGAACAACGTTCAAAGCTTAAACCATACGGCATGGGGTTGCAAGTATCACCTGGTTTGGATTCCGAAGTACCGAAAAAAGATTCTTTACAGGGAGTTGCGGAAATATTTGGGAGATGTGCTGCGTGAATTGGCATCGCACAAAGAAAGCAAAATCCATGAAGGACATCTGCGAGGCGACCATGTTCACATGCTGATATCAATTCCGCCAAAATATGCTGTCTCCCAAATCATCGGTTACCTGAAGGGGAAAAGCGCAATTCACGTTGCTCGCCAATATATGGGAAGGCAGAAGAATTTCACCGGTCTTCACTTTTGGGCAAGAGGCTACTACGTCTCTACAGCCGGTCACGATGAAGAGGTAATCCGCCAATACATCAAAAGACACGAAGAAATCGACAAAAAACTCGACCAGCTAGGTTTGTTCAAATAG
- the moaC gene encoding putative cyclic pyranopterin monophosphate synthase accessory protein (Evidence 3 : Putative function from multiple computational evidences), producing the protein MGMIDVGAKPVIKREAEAGGVIHLRAETVGAILRGEIRKGDPLPVAEVAGMTAAKQTHLLVPHCHQILLETVSVRFDVKDRSVEARCLVRAEAKTGVEMEALIGVAMALNTIWDMVKYLEKDPQGQYPETRIDDIRVLWKKKG; encoded by the coding sequence ATGGGGATGATCGATGTAGGCGCCAAACCGGTGATCAAGCGGGAAGCCGAGGCGGGCGGGGTCATTCATCTGAGGGCGGAGACCGTTGGGGCTATCCTGCGCGGCGAGATCCGGAAGGGAGACCCTCTCCCCGTGGCGGAGGTCGCCGGGATGACGGCCGCCAAGCAAACGCACCTGTTGGTTCCGCACTGTCACCAGATTTTGCTCGAAACGGTGAGCGTGCGCTTCGATGTGAAGGACCGCAGCGTCGAGGCCCGCTGCCTCGTGCGCGCCGAGGCCAAGACCGGCGTCGAGATGGAGGCGTTGATCGGGGTGGCGATGGCGCTCAACACCATCTGGGATATGGTGAAATATCTCGAGAAAGATCCGCAGGGGCAATACCCCGAAACGCGAATCGACGATATCCGGGTGCTTTGGAAGAAAAAAGGATAG
- the cinA gene encoding putative competence-damage inducible protein (Evidence 3 : Putative function from multiple computational evidences) yields MSAAVEKDPDAGSSGGLKDCAVVTIGTELLLGQIVDTNACYLAEALSEAGLRIRLRIAVGDEIGDIVDALRVALDRCALVITTGGLGPTLDDLTREAVAAVAGVALEFREPLMADIEAIFKRYGYHMAENNRRQAFVPQGAEAVRNPVGTAPGFICRIGEKAIACLPGVPRELKVLFPRTVLPWIRRFFRLPEQVLCYRTLKTVGIGESQVDQSIGDLIKPGGDPEIGLLASEGEIKIRIAVRAGDREGALQRIAPVEEEIRARLGRRIFGSDEETLESVIAALLASRGLSLSILESFTSGTAACLVSRVDDFPLGEAQVIRSKTSLMAWDQCHEQNPGDDRTSRSRPWEEADLRRFAAAFLSRSNADIALLILGYPEEDADGWQVDAHAVVADRTDLLKAFSWHMGGTSATLRSRGAVTGLNTLRLALLERTDPAAR; encoded by the coding sequence GTGTCTGCAGCAGTGGAAAAAGACCCTGACGCGGGATCGAGCGGCGGGCTGAAGGATTGCGCGGTCGTCACCATTGGGACGGAGCTCCTGCTCGGGCAGATCGTGGATACGAATGCCTGCTACCTCGCGGAGGCGCTGTCGGAGGCCGGCCTGCGGATCCGGCTGCGGATTGCGGTCGGGGACGAGATCGGCGATATCGTCGACGCCTTGAGAGTGGCGCTTGACCGATGCGCTCTGGTGATCACCACCGGAGGCCTCGGGCCGACGCTGGATGACCTGACCCGGGAGGCCGTGGCGGCGGTTGCGGGTGTGGCGCTGGAGTTCCGGGAGCCGTTGATGGCGGACATCGAGGCGATCTTCAAGCGCTACGGCTACCACATGGCGGAGAACAACCGCCGCCAGGCGTTCGTTCCTCAGGGGGCGGAGGCGGTGCGAAACCCGGTTGGAACCGCGCCGGGCTTCATTTGCCGGATCGGGGAGAAGGCCATCGCCTGCCTTCCCGGGGTTCCCCGCGAACTGAAGGTCCTGTTCCCTCGCACGGTGCTGCCCTGGATACGGCGGTTTTTCCGCTTGCCGGAGCAGGTGCTCTGTTATCGGACCTTGAAGACCGTGGGGATCGGCGAGAGCCAGGTGGATCAATCGATCGGAGATTTGATCAAACCGGGCGGCGATCCGGAGATCGGCCTCCTGGCTTCAGAGGGGGAAATCAAGATCCGGATCGCCGTCCGCGCCGGAGATCGGGAAGGTGCGCTGCAGCGGATCGCACCGGTCGAAGAGGAGATCCGGGCGCGGCTCGGCAGGCGGATCTTCGGTTCAGACGAAGAAACCCTGGAATCCGTGATCGCGGCCCTGCTTGCGTCGCGCGGCCTGTCTCTCTCGATCCTCGAATCCTTTACCAGCGGCACGGCCGCCTGCCTCGTCTCGCGCGTGGATGACTTCCCGTTGGGGGAGGCGCAGGTGATCCGGAGCAAAACATCCCTCATGGCCTGGGACCAGTGCCATGAACAAAATCCAGGGGATGATCGGACCTCCCGCTCTCGACCATGGGAAGAAGCGGATCTCAGGCGCTTTGCGGCGGCCTTCCTTTCGCGAAGCAACGCCGATATCGCACTTTTGATCCTGGGATACCCCGAGGAAGACGCCGATGGCTGGCAGGTCGACGCCCATGCGGTCGTTGCCGACAGGACGGATCTCTTGAAGGCCTTTTCATGGCACATGGGCGGGACCAGCGCGACCCTCCGTTCCCGGGGCGCGGTCACCGGACTGAACACCCTGAGGCTCGCCCTGCTCGAAAGGACCGATCCCGCGGCCCGATGA
- the moaE gene encoding Molybdopterin converting factor, subunit 2 gives MDLNAMIQTLKRHPRFDAMGMIASHLGIVRGHSLKGGQVSAIEVAFDPGVIERIVNETKAMDGIVDVLVEVNPGRLSVGDEVMAVAVGGDTREHVFPALEQTVNRIKAEGSRKREIFKE, from the coding sequence ATGGACCTGAACGCGATGATACAGACGCTTAAACGCCACCCTCGATTCGATGCGATGGGCATGATTGCGAGCCACCTGGGGATTGTCAGAGGCCACTCCTTGAAAGGGGGGCAGGTTTCGGCCATCGAGGTGGCCTTCGATCCAGGTGTCATAGAGCGTATTGTCAATGAAACCAAAGCAATGGACGGCATTGTCGATGTGTTGGTGGAGGTCAATCCGGGCCGTCTTTCGGTGGGGGATGAGGTGATGGCTGTAGCGGTCGGCGGGGATACCCGTGAGCACGTCTTCCCGGCCCTCGAACAGACGGTGAACCGGATCAAGGCCGAGGGGAGCCGCAAGCGGGAGATCTTCAAAGAGTAG